The segment ATGGGCGCTCCCCCGGGCCTCACGCCCGGAAGGGCGGCACGACGTCGAATCCGGCCGAACGCTCCAACACCTCGGCGACCTTGAACACCGTTTCCTCGTCGAACGGCTTGCCGATAACCTGAAGCCCGAGGGGGAGCCCGTCACCGCCCAGCCCCGCCGGGACGGAGATCCCGGGCAGGCCCGCCAGGTTGGCCGGGACCGTGAACACGTCGTTCAGGTACATGGAGATGGGATCATCCATCTTCTCGCCGATCCCGAACGCGGTCGAGGGCGCCGTCGGGGTCAGGATGACGTCGCATTGGGCATAGGCGTCCGTGAAGTCCTGCGCGATGCGGGCGCGAACCTTCTGGGCCTGCAGGTAGTAGGCGTCGTAGTAGCCGGCCGAGAGCACATAGGTGCCGATCAGCACGCGGCGGCGGACCTCCTTGCCGAACCCTTCGCCGCGTGTGGCCTCGTACATGTCGATGAGGCTGCCACCCGGATCGACACGCAGACCGAACCGCACACCGTCATACCGCGCAAGGTTCGACGAGGCCTCGGCGGGAGCCACGATGTAGTAGGTCGGCAATGCGTATTTGGTATGCGGCAGGCTGATGTCCACCACCTGCGCGCCGGCCGCCTTCAGCCATTCCACGCCCTTCTGCCAGATCCGCTCGATCTCGGCGGGCATGCCGTCCACACGGTATTCCTTGGGGATGCCAACCCGCAAGCCGCGCACGTCACCGGTCAACGCGGCCTCGTAGTCGGGCACCGGACGATCGACCGAAGTGCTGTCCTTGGGATCGTGTCCGGCCATGGACCGGAGCAGAATCGCGCAGTCCCGGACGGTGCGTGCCATCGGTCCGGCCTGATCCAGCGACGAGGCGAACGCCACCACGCCCCAGCGCGAGCACCGGCCATAAGTCGGCTTGATGCCGACGATGCCGGCGAAGCTCGCGGGCTGGCGGATCGATCCGCCGGTGTCGGTGCCCGTGGCGGCAAGGCAGGCCCGCGCGGCCACCGCCGCCGCCGAACCACCCGACGAGCCGCCCGGCACCAGACGCCGCGTCCACTTTCCGGGCTCGCCGGGGCTCCAGGGGTTCACCACCTCGCCGTAGTAGCTGGTGATGTTGGCCGAACCCATGGCGAACTCGTCCATGTTCAGCTTGCCCAGCATCACCGCCCCGTCGCGCCACAGATTGGCGGTGACGGTGCTTTCGTAGTGCGGCTTGAAGCCGTCCAGGATGTGGCTGGCGGCCGTGGTCAGCACACCCTTCGTGCAGAACAGGTCCTTGATGCCGAGCGGAATCCCGTCCAGCGGGAGGGATTCGCCCTTCGCGCGGCGGGCGTCGGACGCCTTCGCCATGTCGCGCGCCAGATCCGGCGTCTCGGTGATCCAGGCGTTGAGCACGCGCGTCCGCTCGACGGCACCGATGTAGGCGTCCGTCAGTTCCACCGCGGTGAAGTCGCCGCGCTTCAGGCCATCGCGGGCCTCGGCCAGGCTCAGGCCAATCAGTTCGCTGCCGCTCATTTCGATTTACTCGACCACCTTGGGAACCACGAAGAAGCCGGCCTGGCCTTCGGGCGCATTGGCCAACACGTTCTCGGCCCGCCCTCCGTCGCTGACCACGTCGGCCCGCATGGGCAGGCGCATGGCAACGACGCCGGTCATCGGTTCGACACCCTTGGTATCGACCTCGCCCAGCTGTTCCACCCAGCCGAGAAGCTGGTTCAATTCCCCGACCAGCGCGTCCTGGTCGGCTTCGGGAACCCTGATGCGGGCCAGATGCGCGATCCGCGCGACGGTGGCCTTGTCGAGCGACATCCTGTAACACACTCCGGTCCTGGAAAG is part of the Azospirillaceae bacterium genome and harbors:
- the gatA gene encoding Asp-tRNA(Asn)/Glu-tRNA(Gln) amidotransferase subunit GatA; amino-acid sequence: MSGSELIGLSLAEARDGLKRGDFTAVELTDAYIGAVERTRVLNAWITETPDLARDMAKASDARRAKGESLPLDGIPLGIKDLFCTKGVLTTAASHILDGFKPHYESTVTANLWRDGAVMLGKLNMDEFAMGSANITSYYGEVVNPWSPGEPGKWTRRLVPGGSSGGSAAAVAARACLAATGTDTGGSIRQPASFAGIVGIKPTYGRCSRWGVVAFASSLDQAGPMARTVRDCAILLRSMAGHDPKDSTSVDRPVPDYEAALTGDVRGLRVGIPKEYRVDGMPAEIERIWQKGVEWLKAAGAQVVDISLPHTKYALPTYYIVAPAEASSNLARYDGVRFGLRVDPGGSLIDMYEATRGEGFGKEVRRRVLIGTYVLSAGYYDAYYLQAQKVRARIAQDFTDAYAQCDVILTPTAPSTAFGIGEKMDDPISMYLNDVFTVPANLAGLPGISVPAGLGGDGLPLGLQVIGKPFDEETVFKVAEVLERSAGFDVVPPFRA
- the gatC gene encoding Asp-tRNA(Asn)/Glu-tRNA(Gln) amidotransferase subunit GatC, whose product is MSLDKATVARIAHLARIRVPEADQDALVGELNQLLGWVEQLGEVDTKGVEPMTGVVAMRLPMRADVVSDGGRAENVLANAPEGQAGFFVVPKVVE